The Tribolium castaneum strain GA2 chromosome 3, icTriCast1.1, whole genome shotgun sequence sequence aatttaaaaaattattatcggcgatttttaatacaatttttaaaaataaatatttttaaataaaaataaaaagtttgagatttataaaagacgtttaaattttcttaGTACATTTTATCAGAAAGCTGGCCGTCTGCCTAGATATGGTGTTGTATAAGTAAGTATGTATAAATACGTAATGTGCTCCGAGAAATATATTTCTTGTAATATCACAGCTCTCATAAAATCTTTTATCACTTCCGATCAGgttttacaaaacaataaaactctTTGACGTGTCTTAAAACAAGcagttttataaatttcttaaaaagtctTTTAATGGCTCTCTTTTGATTTTAAAccaaatagttttaaaattgttacaaaGAGGTTTCGTGATAATTTTCGAGGAAGTTCCAAAGACTCTGAAATAGCGGATCGACGTCAAAGCTACCGGAACTTTGAATTATAACTAAGTCCGCAAGCTCCTCCCTGACTTGACTCAACCGCCGTGCGCTGCACAGAGGCATTAAAATTTCTCTAGTACTGTTGAACAGTTTATGATTAACCACAAAACAACCCTTCTGTTTGTCGTAAAAAGTGCACGGTTTGAACGTATGCCCCCACAAAATTTCGCTATTCAAATACGACGCTGTCACGTGAGACATTTTGGACGTTGTTTGCGAAACACCCTCCATTGAAACAACAATCTCAAACCTGAAACCATTACTCATTAAAGTGCTTCCAGCAACGTCTAGTCACTTTTTCAGGATCAAATCCCTGGCTGAAAAATCCCAAAATGGGCTTTTTGCGTTGATTTCGTGCACGACCTCAAGCGGCCAGATCATAATCCCGGGAGAAATGAGTTGAATCGATTTGAGAAACGGCTCCTTCTCGCGTCTAACTATCacaaaagctttgattttgttgtgGCATTGGTAGCGTTTCTCTTCGTCCCGCACCCGGAAAACGAGGCAAAACTGGCCGTCCCTTTgacaaatcttaaaaaaaattgattcctCCTAACACACTTAAACCTACAGTGGCGTATTTGCTGAAGCAATGCCGGGCGGAAACTTTCCGGGGAGCTGTGATTTTCCCGTAAACAATCCCGATCAGAACCCCGCAAATCCCAACTCCTGTCACGATCTGGATGCAGAAAATCAGGACCGCTTCGGGACAGTTCTGGCTGATGTATCTCGTGCCGTAGCCGATGGTCGTCTGTGTTTCTATACTGAAGAGCAGATAACCGGCGAAGGACTGGATGCCGTTCAGGCACGGTTTCGTGGCATTCCCCGCATCCAAGTCCCCGTTATTTAGCGAAACCATCATCCAGACGTACGCAAACACGAACCAAAGCACGAGGTAAGTTATGGAAAGTGCGATTAGAGTCCACTTCCAGTCGCTCACAATCAAAGTGTTGACCAAGTCGTGGACGTAAATGACGGTAAGGAACGGCCGTTTTGTTTGGTGGACTACTGAGTCGCCCGTTTTGAGGATAAGGCGGTGGTTGGGGTTGGAGGATTTCCTTGTGCGactaaaatatttccaaatttttgaaCAGTTGGTTGGTTGGTTTGTACCTTTTTTTCCGCTGTTTGTGTTTGGTCAAGTATACGGGGACGGAATCACACAACTCGcatttttggtaatttgtGTCTTCGTCCTTTATAATGATTGTTTCGTCACTTGCAACCAttgggaattttttttaagttttttaagtaAGTCACGGTTTGTGCTACATTTGGTTATTAGTCATGAGAGATAAGCATCATCTGTTGTAATTAGGATATTTGCTTTAGAATTATCTCAGCCATAGTGTTTGccgccaattttttaaatgcgggTCAGgttcaaaaaaacacaacttgAGCCTAGCATTGTATTTGATAATAGTGTTGGCATGAATTCTTTTGGGAATTAATCAACTTTGTTTTTGAAGCGTTAAGTTTGTACAGAAACAATGCTAAagaattatataaatattttagagaatgtaaaaaaagtgtttataaaatttgtttaagtactgtctacaaaataattcttaGAAGCCAGAAGAGAATTTATAGACGagattgataaaataatctaaagaagagtatagaaaaaatgctaaaaataaTGCTGAAAAACTCTAAATGAAACTGtagaagaaattgaaaaaatgcaaaagagAATCAggaagaaaatttgaaaaaaataatgggCAAAAGATTattcgtaaaaatattttaagaagagaacaatttaaaaacaaaacaaaaatctaaagaaaAGTCCAGATTTCAGATCTAAAGACGACTTCAGAAAAGAGTCAGAAAAGAAAATCAAGAGATGAGAAGCAATGTTAAAGAATAATCTGGAAATATTCTATCTAACTATGGtatcaaataattttgaaaataaatgcaGAGCagagtttgaaaattaaacgTATCAGTTTCTAgacctttttacttttttatgttattgatttttctttaaacgGGAGATGGTGATTGCCAGAAAACTTGGTAGCTGTAATATTTCCATAAAGCTAAAatgttttgtgtaaaattattttctcaagaAATGAACCTAAGCGACTGGACCTTAAGTTATTGAAGATACCATCTTTTCCAAGAAGGCACAGCATAACGTTAGTCAAACCACTTTAAAAATGACTTATTCCTTTCTCACTTTGATATCTTTGTAAATATAgcttaataaaattagaaacagTAGTTGAAGCTGCTAAACTCGTAAactaaatgtaaatttttgaaaaaagtactgcagatttttcgaaaaattagtAACAAACTATCCAAAAATTCTGGACATGAAGATCTATTGAgaataaattgttaattgttaTTGGTAGTGCAGTGGCGTGTGATTTTGGAACTACGTTTTTCCATTTACAAAAAGTAttacgttttgtttttttaataaaattcataaataaagaataaaaatgatgttttacttttcctgttgtagaaattaattaaaaattacgtatcctaaagattttttgcaactttttttttgacaagttTCAAACCTCTCAAAAATCCGGTCTCTGCTGATCGAattgccatttatttttttggaaatttgacACAATGGCAGAAATTCCGGCGTCTGGCGATGCTCAAAGCCTCAAACTAAAAATCGCCGAACTTGAGACACGCTGTAGCGACCTGATTTACGAAAACGAACGAATTAACTTGGAGTGAGTAGAAAATTGGTGCTGTATTTATTGCTGTTTAGTTTGGCTCATGAGAAGCACAAAGTCGGGCAATTGGAACGCCAGCTTCAGTTTGTTAAAGACAATCAGAcggtgtttgaaaaactgagagAAGCGTACGTTTGTATGAAATACAATGAGACTGCAGGACGCAAACTTGTGGAGATTCGAGATAAGAGTGTGCAGACTTGGGATGGCGTCTTGTGTCGGGCTTGCTTGGACACGGAGAAGTTGAGGAAGGATTTGGAACGGGCTAAGGCCATGTACAGTGGCTGTATTGTCATCAAGAGGTAtttcaaatacaaaattgctccgtttaattttgtttaaatcagGGACGAAATGGACAAATTAAATACGACAGTTGAAGCTTTAAAATGTTACTTGGATAACAAATACACCAAAAATATGGACtcacaaataaaaacaaggaGGTTTCTAATATCATTTGTCCGTTTTTTTCTAGACGAATTTATTTCTAGGGATTATCGaaactttgtaattaattCACGAAGTCAGTCCGTTGACAGAGGCACCTTTAACAAGAAAAAAGTGCTCCGCAAAAGGTGTAGAACTAGCAAAAGCTCAATTGATGTACGacaaaagtataaataaaagaaacgaTTGGTTcaacagtattttattcttaGTACACAGTTGCAAGAAACGAACAAGATTGGAATAAATTTATCAGTGGAAGTGAAAGAAGTGTGATTAAGGAGCAATCCGAAAAATTCCACAGGAACAATTGTTACGTTTTTTCATTCCAGACTATCGTGAAATTGGCAACAAAATGCTTGAGTCACGACAGTTTGGAATGTGTGTTAGAAatgagaaattgtttaaactgGGTTTATTCATCGGCTTCTGCTTCGGCTTCAGGCTCGTCTTCCGGCTCGACTTCAGCCGGTTCTTCTTCTTGTGCTTCAGCTTCAGGTTCATCAACGACCGGTTCAGCTTGTTCTTCAGTCTTTTCTTCCTCTTCTTCATTGGCGGCCAGTTCTTCTTGCGCTTTCGCCGCCAGTTCCGCCAGCTCCTTTTCCTGTCTTTCCAGTTCGGCCAGTTCGGTTTCCTGTCTCGCCAGTTCTGCAAGTTCTGCTTCCTTCTGTTCCTTCTCCTTTTGTTCCCTTTCGAGACGTTCCTGCTCCGCTCGTTCGGCCTCTTGTCTCGCTAACTCCGCCAGTTCTTCGGCTTGTCTCGCCAACTCTCGCTCTTTTTCCTCCTCGGCTTGTCTAGCGATTTCCTCCAAACGGAGCAGTTGCTGGCGCTCTTCTTCAGCTTTGGCTTCTTCCTCAAGTCGGCGCTGTTCCTCCAAGCGCGCCCTTTCCTCCTCCTCTCTCTTCATTCGCTCAATCTCAGCCTTAAAACACAAATACGCGAATTGAAACAACCGGAATATTATAGATTACTTGTTTGGCCAGTTCTTCCTGACGTGCTTGTTCCGCCTGCCTCTCTAATTCTGCTGCACGTTCTGCGGCGAGTTGAGCTGCAAGCTGTTCTTGACGAGCTATTTCTGCTTTTCTGGCCGCTTCGGCTTCCTTCTTCGCTTGCTCTTCAGCAATTGCTCTAGGAAACACAGTTTTAGGTTTCTTCAAATTGCAATGTGGTTTTACCTTTCTTCAGCTAACCTCGCTTCTTCTTTCCTTTTCTTTTCCTTCAGACTTTTCTCTACTTCATCTGTTGTTTTATCATCAGATGCGTAGATTTTAGCGAGACGCTGTGCCCGTGCTTCacgcaaatctttaatttCTTGAGCGACCGGATCTTCCATTGGCTTGTGAACTGAGAAAATACGTGAAGGACGAGCTGGCGATAAAGGTGCTGAAATCGTTCATTATCGGTGAATTAACCAAGTTATTTAATACATGACGTCTGAATAATAAGCAGTAATTGGCTAATTTTTCCCAAATTAGACAACTACAACATTAGTCGCGACTAGAGTAAGTTATTGATTTAgatgttttagttttaattattttattgtctttataaACTTACGTCGTTAATGAGCTGGGGTCCCCTCGGTCCGGTGGCGTGGTCAtttaaaaggtttttttaccgcatttattttataacttaaatttattgttagCAAAAATCactctatttttaaaaaagaaaaacaaaaataccatCCCATAAAAACCTAAGATGCTGAAAGAGATTATAAAAGGTGTTTGCCATTGCACTATTAGTAAAGAAAACCAAaccataataaaataaagttttattgattgaacggaacattataaaaaaatagtgaattATTAAGAGAGCGAGCTATTCGGCAGTGACCACACCTTGTAACAATTGAAAAACAAGCCCGTTCTCTTGTGAGTAAACAACAAAGACAATCGTGCACATGACATTAAGGAGAAAAGTGTTACCATCTTCAAGAATCTTAACCTAACTGcgttttagtagaggaaagcGAGTGAAATTTAACACAAAAGTCGTAATCAGGGGTTATTCGGTAATTTCggtttgttgtttttcttctACACTCCCAGCTGCAAGGAAAACCAAAAAGTCAATACACACGAGTTAGCCACAAACATGATCGAAGCTGTAGATCATGAAGATGATTTCTATGTTCAAATAACTAAGCGAAAAACCGAAACTGTTACGAAATTAGCTCTTTATGTACATGAGATGGCGATTTAAGCGCGCAAATACCTTTAATTTCTTTCGGTTGTTGTTTCTCATCTCGAAACTTAGTAATGTAATAACTCAACAACTGGATATCATTCCTGAGAGCGTCCTCAAACATGGTCAGAGGACGACGGCGGCTGTAGCCTTTGTCCCCTGCGTACGAGACACATGATAGATGACCTGCACCTAATTCAAACTCAAATCAATCAAAAGCGCATTATTTCACACACTCCGGTTAGGCCTTTTCGCACTACCGTCAGTAGGTACCACCTAAAGCAGGAACATTGTGCAGAGAGCAGGAACTAAGCCACCAAGTGCAGGAATTCGTGCACAGAACTAAAACCAAACTCACCGATGTATTTTTTAACGGGTTCCGTGTAATATGTGGCGTATTGTATTTTGTGATTTGGGGAATAAGTCAAGAGTCTGTGAATGTAAGTGTCGTTGCTGTATTTCATCGGCAACGACGGGAAATCGCCGAATCTGGGTTTCAAagccaaattaaaatttttggttttatggGCATAGCATTTTACCTGTTTAACGGAGTAATGGGCCAGGTTCTGATTCTCGGTACCGGCTGATGGACCTGTTTGAGGAGAGACGCCGTCTGAGCTCGAATCAGCCTCGTTTCGTCGTCAAATATCTGAAAATGTTCATAACCAGTTTCTCACTCCTTGACTAAACCGATCCTACGTCCTAGTTTAGTGTCGGTTAGTGTATTATTTGTAACGGTTAGATGCATTGAAAAATCGCTTAAACTGGTGTTTAAGCGACTTTTGGtgtttaaaaaagaatgagaTACTTACACGTTGGAAATATTTGGCATAAAAGGGTGCTAAATTGTTCAAACTATAAGAAATAGGAAGATATTTGAGCCAATAGTGTGATCGTTTTGGAGACCAATAATAAGTGTCCCAATACCTGTTATATCTCCAAACTGGCCAATAATAATCGTGATAATAAGGATAATAATAACTCAAGGGCCGATAATATCTGTAATAGTTGTAATAATGATACCAGTTCCGGTAATAAGGGTAATACAGCCCAGAATCGTATTTCTGGAAATAAACGAGGATTCATCACACAGAAAAATGACgagttttattattgttttaagcAATGAACTACAATTTTGTGTAACTTTCGTTCCTAAATCTTCTCGCTTAAGATTTTCTTCATGATTTTGTGTTCTTCCTGTAAATCGTTTGATCATCGTCTGAATGTTATGTCGAGCTTGAAGCATTAACGACAGTCATTTATGCGCAAAAGGCGGCTCGTAGTTGTCGCATCAGTTCACACTTTGTTGTGCGTTAAAACTGATCCAAAACTACGCAAAAATCGGCTCGCTTTTGATACTTACACTCTGTAATCTAAGAGAACGATAAAGCGGAATATCATCGAGATAGCTAACTGAACGAGAAATAGGCCAGTAACTGTAATACGCACTTAACGGCCTATAAAACGGCCAGTAATCGTCGTAATACGAAAGCGGGCGAATTATTCGATAAAAGTTGTAATATCGAGACGGATAATAGTCTGAATGATACTTTAAGCCAGTTATTGGATTGCGAACATAGACGTATCTctggaaaaataaattcactCGTTTAGAGAACAGTGTTAGGTGTGAGCGGtttgtgataaaaattgagTCACGCATTTTTGGCGCCGATCCCCGGGCTATTTTCAGCGAATTGCGATTACTTTAATCATTGACTCGTTATAGGTTTGCTCCAAATGTTTACCACAGTCAAGGTTGATTACTGTTTTTATCACAAACCGGCCAACAAATCTCGATGTCTAGTTTAGTCTAGAGTTCAGAGTTGAgacactgaatgtcaattttcgaaattttgtttcatatacgtcggttggaatgtgtaaaaaacaaattgggatagaaatcagtggtgttacacttcaaatttggcgaaaagtcaaataaatttgtcaaaaaatgtttccatttttcgtcgactaactgcgtttagaaatggtttagactggcagtcgtcgtcaattcactgtttttttttatatgaactccaaatttctttgcaagtacaagaattttacgtctaaactcttcatcataaacattttttccttaactttAAGACATGGTAATCATCGGtgaaagagagagaaattAAACCTGtcctgccaagttttacgtgtattattaacaaacatttggaaaagtggattgtctacataatgttatgtacaaactctatgagattttgggaatttgtgtatgcatttacaaaatacgtaggtacttgaacccaaaattggttctaatttttagttcgctgcttggccgcctttagcatctacgtgaactttagattctgtttcaaattataaagttattgggaattcacgattttgttacgtttttcatacgagaacaccttcaatattattttttagaaaatttaaaaagacgtcaggaaatatgaagggttcttgatgatgaatttttgggacgaaatgtttaactaaaaattgtgaatgaaagaaaagcatttttagcattgaagtgttttaagttatgtatttaatattaaataattatcgaaaaatttcagaaatgtgaacattaatattggtaggtattcaattattttctttttttaaatagtaatcccaaaatttctacgttttctacatccctggttaaatttgacgtaaaattatgtcattctatgcatttgacaaaaattattaccttgaaattattttcgacataaacctctgacataaattactaacaaaaattttaataaaaaaagatagaaatatataccttatccacataatacaaaattggctcagtttgacgttcagtgtcccaactctcccaataaaggaactctagtttagtctagcccggcgcatccaccatttttacaataaCATAGAGACAGTTTATTTGGGTTTATTTGTcttgtttattgtttgttaGTGTGTTAGCGTGTgtcaaaaatccaaaaatggagaaaaatcGAAAACGCGTGCTTAgttcaattaaaaatgacgattTTGCGCGAAAGAATTACTCACCACAGCTGAGTCAGAGTTGAGGTAACGGTTTGTGGGGGAATAGGCAACCCAGGGCCGGACTTTATTTTCGATCCAGTCATACTCCCTTTGTAGGACGGACGACCGTGTtgagtaaatttttggtggtAGCGTTACCACGGTCAATCTTTTGTGACCCACATATGGTACGATGCGGTCGTAGGTGTGGACCACATGAACCTGATTTTGGCGATTTTTAAACTGTCTGGCGAGGTTTAAGCGACTTACTTTACCGAGTCCGGGAAGAATCCTTACTTGTCTTGATGGGGCGGACTGTTTATTCAAAGAGAAAACGCAATTTTAGTATGTGTCGAAACGTTTCAAAACAGATTTATGTTTACCGAATGTatctaaattaaatatttgtgcTGAAACTTTGCCAAAACCTAAATTTAGACCCGTTAGTGTGTCAAAAATCTACGTCCAAGCTTCTcttatttttatgaattaaAGACTGTGagccaatttttgtaatatttgtgTTTGTCGTTTTTCGGGGAAAAGTGTTACTCGGGAGGAGAAcgtgtgaaaaaataaacacatctttgagtgattattattattaattaaggcACGTTTACAAATTCTCAATACAAAATTTCGTAGCCACTTGGTGTCAATCACAATTTGAGAAAAGAAACTCGCTACTGTGGCTATCCTGGTTATTAGCTAAGCGTTAGTGAGAGAAAAGGCCGCATCTAGACGCGGTAAGAATAGTGGCGGTAGGTTGTGCCCCCTGGGAGTCGTCCGGAGGTGCTCGAGCTGTAGCTGGAGTGGTAGCCCCCAGGCCCGTCCCCGTAGCTCCTGGAGGACCTTTCAGTGCTGTAAGAGTAAGAACCTGGCCCAGAATTCGAGGAACGATTTACACTCTCGCTCGTGGTATAAGAACGGGTGCTTGGACGTGAGTAAGGGTCACCAGAGCGGCTCGATTCCGCAGAATACGAGTACGAATAGACCTCTTCGGCAGCGCGACGGCTGCGGTCTGGCGAGTCGCGCACCAGGTAATGTCTCGGACTCTGAGGACAACAAACACAATCCCAACATCCGCTGTTTAACGGCCACCCAACGTCGATAAAGCAGTTTGCGCCTTGGTAATTGAAACGCGGTTTAAACCCTCGGCAAGTCGCAACAAAAtcgttcattttatttttggttttttaatgTCCAGCGTACCTAATTCTGCTAAAAGTGTATTTGTCCTGTTTTCGGAAACTAATAACATTTGCTGTTGAATACTTTACTTTATCTATgttaatttttcagaatttttcaacaatttcttGTTATTGAAATCAATGAATTATGATTGAGTTactgaaataaatattattttttttatttctaatgacaATTTGAAACAAGCGATTATTGCGTCTGCAAGAATTACGTCAAAATTGTCGCTAGCTTAAAAAAAAGCTTCCAAAAATATTGGTCGTGTggcttaattattatttcaagcGTCACAAAATTAGTGACTTGTTTTCATTGGCAAGGTGAATGTGAATTACTACGTTAAATTGCAAGGCAACTTTTGCCCACTTTAAGTGTCTAATCACTCAgttataaaatacaaattaatacaaatcaaatattttaacgaaattatttattaatattttctaagttataaacaaaaaactgggACAAGTCTTGTAGCagatattttcaataaaatttagtttattagTATATTATCTAAGTCCGTCTtagatataaaattttatattttacactATTTACTggtcaaaaaaaatccaaatccATAATCAAAACGAGGTTTTAGTTCATATTAACAATTTGGTTAAAATgagaataatatttaactctAAGTTGGTCAACAAATTGCTCTCCgaaaaatccgaaaaaaaatcatctaaaacagttacacctgcgaaaaaaaattgttctttcttttgaacacaaCTGTAATATAAACGTCGTTTGTTAAAGAATGCTATtagaaatagtaaaaaaattattattatttatcatcagtgaaatattttttactaaatgaaatttttgaaaaaatttgaaaaaatttcacgcttaggaaaaaaattaaattaataaagtatttaatagcaaacgctcATTTAGTATGTCCAActgttagtttttgaaatataataaaaatacactttGAAAACTCTCAGTGTGTATTAATTTTCCCTCCCCAaaagttttctttaaaatcTTTAGTCTTTAAAAtagcattatttttttctagtataTAGAAAGTGATTTAGAATGACTGGTGATTGTTAAaagatttgaaagtatttttttgtaaaataaaaatttatttggccTAATAACAAGATCTTTGGTTTATTGTTAATCGGTAAAGTATTCAATTTACGAATGAAACTCAGTCATTCTAAATCATTTTGTATAAGAAAGGATCCTCACTTTTACTCAAAATGTTCACTTAAAACTGTTGTGATTTTTACTGAAGATCATATTTCAAAGTTTGCGGAAAAATGGTACAATTACCACAATTGGCCAAGACTGTTTTATCGACAAAATTTGAATGGTTTGCGCAAAACTGCCACTATTGCCTACTGATTGGGTTAGGGGGATGTTATTTGAGTGTTTCATGCACGTCGACAATaacaaacacaaatatttttacgcTCTTTAAGTTGGACTAAATTCGAATGAAACCAAATAgttgttttgtaaaatt is a genomic window containing:
- the LOC659350 gene encoding uncharacterized protein CG45076 isoform X2, which encodes MVYESDFYTTRRPYRPSYSTYSVSSAPSRQVRILPGLGKVHVVHTYDRIVPYVGHKRLTVVTLPPKIYSTRSSVLQREYDWIENKVRPWVAYSPTNRYLNSDSAVRYVYVRNPITGLKYHSDYYPSRYYNFYRIIRPLSYYDDYWPFYRPLSAYYSYWPISRSVSYLDDIPLYRSLRLQSKYDSGLYYPYYRNWYHYYNYYRYYRPLSYYYPYYHDYYWPVWRYNRYWDTYYWSPKRSHYWLKYLPISYSLNNLAPFYAKYFQRIFDDETRLIRAQTASLLKQVHQPVPRIRTWPITPLNRFGDFPSLPMKYSNDTYIHRLLTYSPNHKIQYATYYTEPVKKYIGDKGYSRRRPLTMFEDALRNDIQLLSYYITKFRDEKQQPKEIKAPLSPARPSRIFSVHKPMEDPVAQEIKDLREARAQRLAKIYASDDKTTDEVEKSLKEKKRKEEARLAEERAIAEEQAKKEAEAARKAEIARQEQLAAQLAAERAAELERQAEQARQEELAKQAEIERMKREEEERARLEEQRRLEEEAKAEEERQQLLRLEEIARQAEEEKERELARQAEELAELARQEAERAEQERLEREQKEKEQKEAELAELARQETELAELERQEKELAELAAKAQEELAANEEEEEKTEEQAEPVVDEPEAEAQEEEPAEVEPEDEPEAEAEADE
- the LOC659350 gene encoding uncharacterized protein CG45076 isoform X6, yielding MVYESDFYTTRRPYRPSYSTYSVSSAPSRQVRILPGLGKVHVVHTYDRIVPYVGHKRLTVVTLPPKIYSTRSSVLQREYDWIENKVRPWVAYSPTNRYLNSDSAVIFDDETRLIRAQTASLLKQVHQPVPRIRTWPITPLNRFGDFPSLPMKYSNDTYIHRLLTYSPNHKIQYATYYTEPVKKYIGAGHLSCVSYAGDKGYSRRRPLTMFEDALRNDIQLLSYYITKFRDEKQQPKEIKAPLSPARPSRIFSVHKPMEDPVAQEIKDLREARAQRLAKIYASDDKTTDEVEKSLKEKKRKEEARLAEERAIAEEQAKKEAEAARKAEIARQEQLAAQLAAERAAELERQAEQARQEELAKQAEIERMKREEEERARLEEQRRLEEEAKAEEERQQLLRLEEIARQAEEEKERELARQAEELAELARQEAERAEQERLEREQKEKEQKEAELAELARQETELAELERQEKELAELAAKAQEELAANEEEEEKTEEQAEPVVDEPEAEAQEEEPAEVEPEDEPEAEAEADE
- the LOC659350 gene encoding uncharacterized protein CG45076 isoform X7, coding for MVYESDFYTTRRPYRPSYSTYSVSSAPSRQVRILPGLGKVHVVHTYDRIVPYVGHKRLTVVTLPPKIYSTRSSVLQREYDWIENKVRPWVAYSPTNRYLNSDSAVIFDDETRLIRAQTASLLKQVHQPVPRIRTWPITPLNRFGDFPSLPMKYSNDTYIHRLLTYSPNHKIQYATYYTEPVKKYIGDKGYSRRRPLTMFEDALRNDIQLLSYYITKFRDEKQQPKEIKAPLSPARPSRIFSVHKPMEDPVAQEIKDLREARAQRLAKIYASDDKTTDEVEKSLKEKKRKEEARLAEERAIAEEQAKKEAEAARKAEIARQEQLAAQLAAERAAELERQAEQARQEELAKQAEIERMKREEEERARLEEQRRLEEEAKAEEERQQLLRLEEIARQAEEEKERELARQAEELAELARQEAERAEQERLEREQKEKEQKEAELAELARQETELAELERQEKELAELAAKAQEELAANEEEEEKTEEQAEPVVDEPEAEAQEEEPAEVEPEDEPEAEAEADE
- the LOC659350 gene encoding uncharacterized protein CG45076 isoform X1; the encoded protein is MVYESDFYTTRRPYRPSYSTYSVSSAPSRQVRILPGLGKVHVVHTYDRIVPYVGHKRLTVVTLPPKIYSTRSSVLQREYDWIENKVRPWVAYSPTNRYLNSDSAVRYVYVRNPITGLKYHSDYYPSRYYNFYRIIRPLSYYDDYWPFYRPLSAYYSYWPISRSVSYLDDIPLYRSLRLQSKYDSGLYYPYYRNWYHYYNYYRYYRPLSYYYPYYHDYYWPVWRYNRYWDTYYWSPKRSHYWLKYLPISYSLNNLAPFYAKYFQRIFDDETRLIRAQTASLLKQVHQPVPRIRTWPITPLNRFGDFPSLPMKYSNDTYIHRLLTYSPNHKIQYATYYTEPVKKYIGAGHLSCVSYAGDKGYSRRRPLTMFEDALRNDIQLLSYYITKFRDEKQQPKEIKAPLSPARPSRIFSVHKPMEDPVAQEIKDLREARAQRLAKIYASDDKTTDEVEKSLKEKKRKEEARAIAEEQAKKEAEAARKAEIARQEQLAAQLAAERAAELERQAEQARQEELAKQAEIERMKREEEERARLEEQRRLEEEAKAEEERQQLLRLEEIARQAEEEKERELARQAEELAELARQEAERAEQERLEREQKEKEQKEAELAELARQETELAELERQEKELAELAAKAQEELAANEEEEEKTEEQAEPVVDEPEAEAQEEEPAEVEPEDEPEAEAEADE
- the LOC659350 gene encoding uncharacterized protein CG45076 isoform X3 — encoded protein: MVYESDFYTTRRPYRPSYSTYSVSSAPSRQVRILPGLGKVHVVHTYDRIVPYVGHKRLTVVTLPPKIYSTRSSVLQREYDWIENKVRPWVAYSPTNRYLNSDSAVRYVYVRNPITGLKYHSDYYPSRYYNFYRIIRPLSYYDDYWPFYRPLSAYYSYWPISRSVSYLDDIPLYRSLRLQSKYDSGLYYPYYRNWYHYYNYYRYYRPLSYYYPYYHDYYWPVWRYNSLNNLAPFYAKYFQRIFDDETRLIRAQTASLLKQVHQPVPRIRTWPITPLNRFGDFPSLPMKYSNDTYIHRLLTYSPNHKIQYATYYTEPVKKYIGAGHLSCVSYAGDKGYSRRRPLTMFEDALRNDIQLLSYYITKFRDEKQQPKEIKAPLSPARPSRIFSVHKPMEDPVAQEIKDLREARAQRLAKIYASDDKTTDEVEKSLKEKKRKEEARLAEERAIAEEQAKKEAEAARKAEIARQEQLAAQLAAERAAELERQAEQARQEELAKQAEIERMKREEEERARLEEQRRLEEEAKAEEERQQLLRLEEIARQAEEEKERELARQAEELAELARQEAERAEQERLEREQKEKEQKEAELAELARQETELAELERQEKELAELAAKAQEELAANEEEEEKTEEQAEPVVDEPEAEAQEEEPAEVEPEDEPEAEAEADE
- the LOC659350 gene encoding uncharacterized protein CG45076 isoform X4; this encodes MVYESDFYTTRRPYRPSYSTYSVSSAPSRQVRILPGLGKVHVVHTYDRIVPYVGHKRLTVVTLPPKIYSTRSSVLQREYDWIENKVRPWVAYSPTNRYLNSDSAVRYVYVRNPITGLKYHSDYYPSRYYNFYRIIRPLSYYDDYWPFYRPLSAYYSYWPISRSVSYLDDIPLYRSLRLQSIFDDETRLIRAQTASLLKQVHQPVPRIRTWPITPLNRFGDFPSLPMKYSNDTYIHRLLTYSPNHKIQYATYYTEPVKKYIGAGHLSCVSYAGDKGYSRRRPLTMFEDALRNDIQLLSYYITKFRDEKQQPKEIKAPLSPARPSRIFSVHKPMEDPVAQEIKDLREARAQRLAKIYASDDKTTDEVEKSLKEKKRKEEARLAEERAIAEEQAKKEAEAARKAEIARQEQLAAQLAAERAAELERQAEQARQEELAKQAEIERMKREEEERARLEEQRRLEEEAKAEEERQQLLRLEEIARQAEEEKERELARQAEELAELARQEAERAEQERLEREQKEKEQKEAELAELARQETELAELERQEKELAELAAKAQEELAANEEEEEKTEEQAEPVVDEPEAEAQEEEPAEVEPEDEPEAEAEADE